One Trichormus variabilis 0441 genomic window, TGGAAGCTGTTACCAAAGAGTATGGTTGTGATATTATCCTCAGCGAGTTTACTTACCAATTATGCAGCGATCGCATTTGGGTACGTCAGTTAGATAAAATTCGAGTCAAAGGGAAACACCAAGCTGTAAATATCTACGAATTAATTAGCGATCGCAGTACTCCCTTAGATGACAACACCCAAGAGTTCCTCTTTCACTATCATAATGGTCGGACTGCCTACTTATCCCGCGATTTTACACAGGCGATCGCTTGTTTTAACTTAGCTAAACATATTCGACCCACAGACCAAGCCGTCAATATTCACCTAGAACGCGCCTACAATTATCAACACACTCCACCACCTCCTCAATGGGACGGTGTATGGACAATTTTCACAAAGTAGGATTTAGTAAGTGTTGAGTGATAAACAGGGAGTTAATTTTGAATTTTGTAGGCTTGCCTTTCCTGCGGAATGCTACCCTGTTCTCCATGAGTACCTGTAGGGAATTTTGAATTTTGTTGGCGTACCCCTCCGGGGAAGCAAGCTACGCGGTAGCGTCTCTTAGAGAAGCCTTCCTGTAGGGTATTTTGAATTGATTCCCCTCTCTCATTGTCCAGCACGTTCAGAGTCATCATCTCCATTCTGGAATGGATTTTCGCCGATTTGTAGTTGTTTTCTGGTGCGTTTTAAGTGTTTCCACAAAGCTTTTATTTGGTCGTAAGCTTCGTCTGGCGACAACTTCCCTCCTGTCTCCAAGTTGCAAATATAACTTACTTTCTGAGCAAATTCCTGTAAATTAGCGTTGAAAACTAAATTTTCTGGCTTTACTTGCCCGTAATAACGGCCACGAGGATAGAGAAAATTGTCTTTGCTCATTATGCTTTTCCCCATTTTATTTAACTCCTTTATGTTTAACATCTAAAGATAAATCTCTAGTAGCCCTCTCCACTGTAATTCCGTAGAAATACAGTACGACGACCAATAGTTAGTTAATTTATTTCATCTTCTCCAATAAATAATATTTGCCTATTTAAAATACTTTTGAGATTTTTATGTGTTGCTGGTTACATTTTTACGAAATTCGAGCTAGTTAGCTATTTTTGCAACGAGTTTAAAACCTCGGATAATAGAAGGCTTTATTTCATTTATCTTATTTACATCTCAGTTAAGAGTATCAATGTATACTTGCAGCTAAATACAAAAATTTAATAGT contains:
- a CDS encoding DUF7219 family protein — encoded protein: MSKDNFLYPRGRYYGQVKPENLVFNANLQEFAQKVSYICNLETGGKLSPDEAYDQIKALWKHLKRTRKQLQIGENPFQNGDDDSERAGQ